From Raphanus sativus cultivar WK10039 unplaced genomic scaffold, ASM80110v3 Scaffold1354, whole genome shotgun sequence, a single genomic window includes:
- the LOC130504090 gene encoding aminomethyltransferase, mitochondrial-like, whose product MRGGSLWQLGQSITRRLAQTDKKAVSRRCFASGAADLKKTALYDFHVAHGGKMVPFAGWSMPIQYKDSIIDSTVNCRVNGSLFDVAHMCGLSLKGKDCVPFLETLVVADVAGLAPGTGSLTVFTNEKGGAIDDSVITKVTDEHIYLVVNAGCRDKDLAHIEEHMKAFKSKGGDVSWHIHDERSLLALQGPLAAPVLQHLTKEDLSKLYFGQFQILDINGSTCFLTRTGYTGEDGFEISVPSEHAVDLAKAILEKSEGKVRLTGLGARDSLRLEAGLCLYGNDMEQHITPVEAGLTWAIGKRRRAEGGFLGADVILKQLQDGPTIRRVGFFSSGPPARSHSEVHDENGDKIGEITSGGFSPNLKKNVAMGYVKSGQHKNGTKVKILVRGKPYEGNITKMPFVATKYYKPS is encoded by the exons atgaGAGGTGGGAGTCTATGGCAGCTAGGCCAATCCATAACCCGTCGTCTTGCTCAAACCGACAAGAAAGCCGTCTCACGCCGCTGCTTCGCCTCTGGCGCTGCTGACCTTAAAAAAACCGCCCTTTACGACTTCCACGTCGCACACGGAGGAAAGATGGTTCCTTTCGCCGGTTGGAGCATGCCGATTCAGTACAAAGACTCCATCATCGACTCAACTGTTAACTGCAGGGTCAACGGGAGTTTGTTCGACGTTGCGCACATGTGTGGCTTAAGCCTCAAGGGCAAAGACTGTGTGCCTTTCCTCGAGACCCTCGTGGTTGCTGACGTGGCTGGTCTGGCTCCTGGAACGGGGAGCTTGACAGTGTTCACGAATGAGAAAGGAGGGGCCATTGATGACTCGGTGATTACTAAAGTGACTGATGAGCATATCTATCTGGTGGTGAACGCTGGTTGTAGGGATAAGGATTTGGCTCATATTGAGGAGCATATGAAGGCTTTTAAGTCTAAAGGAGGTGATGTCTCTTGGCATATCCATGATGAGAGATCTCTTCTCGCCCTTCAG GGTCCTTTGGCTGCTCCGGTGCTTCAACACTTGACTAAAGAAGACTTGAGCAAGCTTTACTTTGGACAGTTCCAGATCCTGGACATTAATGGTTCCACCTGCTTCCTTACCAGGACCGG GTATACTGGAGAAGACGGGTTTGAGATCTCTGTTCCATCAGAGCATGCAGTTGATTTAGCCAAAGCAATCTTGGAGAAGTCCGAGGGGAAGGTAAGGCTTACTGGTCTAGGAGCAAGAGACAGTCTCAGGCTAGAAGCAGGGCTATGTCTATACGGTAACGACATGGAGCAACATATTACTCCCGTCGAAGCTGGACTCACATGGGCCATAGGGAAACGCAGAAGAGCAGAAGGAGGGTTTCTTGGCGCTGATGTGATCCTCAAACAGCTTCAAGACGGACCTACTATCAGGAGGGTTGGATTCTTCTCTTCTGGACCGCCGGCGAGGTCGCATAGCGAGGTGCACGATGAGAATGGGGACAAGATTGGAGAGATCACGAGTGGTGGGTTTAGCCCCAACTTGAAGAAGAACGTAGCCATGGGGTACGTGAAGTCAGGTCAGCACAAGAACGGGACCAAAGTGAAGATCTTGGTCCGTGGGAAACCTTATGAAGGCAACATCACCAAGATGCCGTTTGTGGCCACCAAATACTACAAGCCATCATAA